Genomic DNA from Rhodothermales bacterium:
GGATCGCCTGGTGATGGTGGGCACCGCGGAGCAGTTTCTGGAGTGTGCCGAGCTCTTCCGCGAGCCTGTGGACGCGTAGCTGCTCGAGGCGAACCGCCCGGCTCGGGTCCAGGGGGAGAGCACGTCTCGAAGAGGAGGGATAATCCGTAGGGGATGCCCCTACATCCCGGGTGGGGAAGGTCGGACGATGGGGGTCCGGGTTGTACGGCGCTGTGGGGGCCGCTGGGACCGTAGGCTTCGATAGCCACAAGGCTCATCCCATCGAACCATGATTTACGGTCCTCTGTCCCAACTGCTGGCGCTTGCAGCGCTGCTTCTGCTGCCTACGGAAAGACTGGACATCGATGCAGCTTCCGCGCGCATGGAGGTGTCGGGAACCTCTACCGTGCATGACTGGAGTTGCGCGGTCGAGTCGGTCACTGGTTGGGTGAACACAGACGATTCCGGTGACGTGGCGTCCGGGGCGATCCAGGTCCCTGCCGGTGCCATCGAATGCGGCAAACGCGTCATGAATCGCAAGCTTCGCGATGCGCTGCGGGCAGAGGACCACCCTGTCATCGAGTTCCGCGGTGAGCGGGTGGTACG
This window encodes:
- a CDS encoding YceI family protein — encoded protein: MIYGPLSQLLALAALLLLPTERLDIDAASARMEVSGTSTVHDWSCAVESVTGWVNTDDSGDVASGAIQVPAGAIECGKRVMNRKLRDALRAEDHPVIEFRGERVVRRGDALAVEGRLSVAGTTAEMTVPVEAVPEQSGYRLSGTVTLSLEALNVDRPSAVLGTIKTGDEVTVSFSVLAIPGSAS